From a region of the Pseudanabaena sp. ABRG5-3 genome:
- a CDS encoding IS630 transposase-related protein, protein MAPYSLDLRQKIVATYEAGNTSIREVAKQFQVATKTVQTLLNQYRETGELNHKPLGSQIKSPLEAHREKILKIATEHPDWTLWQYCEEVAEQTGVSVTTGSMCRFFQRHNITLKKRPIAMKR, encoded by the coding sequence ATGGCACCTTACTCACTAGATCTTAGGCAAAAGATCGTAGCAACCTACGAAGCAGGAAATACATCGATTCGTGAAGTAGCTAAGCAATTTCAAGTCGCGACAAAAACAGTGCAAACACTGCTGAATCAATACCGAGAGACAGGAGAACTAAACCACAAACCATTAGGGAGTCAAATCAAAAGTCCGCTCGAAGCCCATCGAGAGAAAATCCTCAAAATTGCGACAGAGCATCCAGATTGGACACTATGGCAGTACTGTGAGGAAGTAGCAGAACAAACAGGAGTATCAGTGACCACGGGCAGTATGTGCCGATTTTTCCAGAGGCATAACATCACGCTAAAAAAAAGACCTATCGCCATGAAAAGGTAA
- a CDS encoding response regulator transcription factor yields MTRLSNSDYQNVLAFLHDLYIPDNLRNFPTYVLEEISKLIPSEIPLYTSSNYSNFEVHIMAGEPPNVPNAEVHIKQHFCEHPFVSQHIEKSDFSACKLSDFLSEAELHKSEVIYQNFLRFMDIEDTMLLALPQTFDTAFSINEDQFAKTIRIEGIQLCRSQRTFTERDRIILNCLQPHLIRAQQTAHNLSRKEKEHQQLQHSLNRFGGIAISKDGYVQLMTPKAEQLLWQYFSFKYLGKFLPEHLQRWVSYQKSLFSKEGTLSKLRVPLIIEKDGKQLNVRFLYDLAQDQYLLLLEEQQQPKLSIEDLELLGLSKREAEVLYWVAQGKENPDIAKTLHVGVATIRKHLENIYHKLGVNTRATAVVEALKRLGILH; encoded by the coding sequence ATGACAAGACTTTCAAATAGCGACTATCAAAATGTTTTGGCTTTTTTGCATGATTTGTATATACCTGACAACCTGAGAAACTTTCCTACCTACGTTCTAGAAGAAATTTCAAAACTTATTCCATCGGAAATACCGTTATATACATCTTCAAATTATTCAAATTTTGAAGTGCATATAATGGCTGGAGAGCCGCCAAATGTTCCTAATGCAGAAGTACATATAAAACAGCATTTTTGTGAGCATCCATTTGTTTCTCAACATATAGAAAAATCAGACTTCAGTGCTTGCAAGCTGTCTGATTTCTTGAGTGAGGCTGAGCTTCATAAATCAGAAGTGATTTATCAAAACTTTCTACGGTTTATGGATATAGAAGATACAATGCTACTTGCGTTACCCCAAACTTTTGACACAGCATTTAGTATTAACGAAGACCAATTTGCAAAGACTATAAGGATTGAAGGAATTCAGTTATGTCGAAGTCAGAGAACATTTACTGAACGCGATCGCATAATACTTAATTGCCTACAGCCACACTTAATTCGGGCGCAGCAAACAGCTCATAATCTATCTCGCAAGGAAAAGGAGCATCAACAACTCCAGCATTCTTTAAATAGGTTTGGGGGAATAGCAATATCAAAGGATGGGTATGTTCAGTTAATGACACCAAAAGCTGAACAGTTATTATGGCAGTATTTTTCATTCAAATACCTAGGAAAGTTTTTACCAGAACACTTGCAGCGATGGGTCAGCTATCAGAAGTCGTTGTTTTCTAAAGAAGGAACATTATCAAAGCTCCGAGTACCTTTGATAATAGAGAAAGATGGAAAACAGCTTAATGTACGTTTTCTTTATGACCTTGCTCAAGATCAATATTTACTTCTACTAGAAGAACAACAACAACCAAAATTATCCATCGAAGATTTAGAATTATTGGGCTTAAGTAAACGCGAGGCTGAAGTATTGTATTGGGTTGCCCAAGGCAAAGAAAATCCAGATATTGCTAAGACTTTACATGTAGGTGTGGCAACAATCAGAAAGCATCTGGAGAATATCTATCACAAATTGGGTGTAAATACACGAGCCACAGCAGTTGTAGAGGCTTTAAAACGACTTGGAATATTGCATTAG
- a CDS encoding C1 family peptidase, whose product MSIINYKERERIAPPQIRKKLEQFRREISQERLSYQVGYTSIGDNSIPPAVKRPSERTDESMKKQNQEAQKVILQEKIPTIEELLLRIQTSTIPSSNTSQTLSIKQSPCASRRQFNYNSFLPSIRDQGSCGSCWAFASGGMVDMNYRIRHQRSANVAEQELIDCAGGLLNSTIDGCAGFYVESVMLHLQLDGVASESRYPYQARDTGRCRNPNYSYKISTWGWAGFGYANVKQIKDALCRYGPVATTLEATDKFQLYTGGVFQEKTRRSYGLIPSINHAVVIVGWDDNKGAWLIRNSWGRGWGENGYAWVKYDHNGIGWDTVWAVTKR is encoded by the coding sequence ATGTCAATTATTAACTATAAAGAACGCGAACGCATAGCTCCGCCACAAATTCGTAAAAAGCTTGAACAGTTTCGCCGTGAAATCTCTCAGGAAAGATTGTCGTATCAAGTCGGTTATACAAGCATTGGGGATAACTCGATTCCTCCTGCTGTCAAACGCCCTTCGGAACGTACCGATGAAAGCATGAAAAAACAAAACCAAGAAGCTCAAAAAGTTATTCTTCAAGAGAAAATCCCAACGATTGAAGAATTGTTGTTAAGAATTCAGACTAGTACAATACCATCAAGTAATACCTCACAAACTTTATCTATCAAGCAAAGCCCTTGTGCTTCACGTCGTCAATTCAATTACAATTCCTTCCTACCCAGCATTCGTGATCAAGGCAGTTGCGGCAGTTGTTGGGCGTTCGCAAGTGGCGGCATGGTTGATATGAACTACCGCATTCGACACCAGCGCAGTGCTAATGTTGCGGAACAGGAATTAATTGATTGTGCAGGCGGATTATTAAATTCCACGATTGATGGTTGTGCGGGCTTTTATGTAGAGTCTGTGATGTTGCATCTACAATTAGATGGTGTAGCTTCAGAATCTCGCTATCCATATCAAGCAAGAGACACAGGACGTTGTCGAAATCCGAATTATTCCTACAAAATTTCGACATGGGGTTGGGCTGGGTTCGGTTACGCAAATGTTAAGCAAATCAAAGATGCATTGTGCCGTTACGGTCCTGTTGCGACGACCTTGGAAGCTACCGATAAATTTCAATTATACACTGGAGGAGTTTTTCAAGAAAAAACTCGAAGGAGTTATGGTTTGATTCCTTCAATTAATCATGCAGTTGTGATAGTTGGATGGGATGACAACAAAGGTGCATGGCTTATTCGCAATTCTTGGGGACGCGGCTGGGGCGAAAATGGTTATGCTTGGGTGAAGTATGACCATAATGGAATTGGTTGGGATACAGTGTGGGCGGTTACTAAGAGATGA
- a CDS encoding lipocalin family protein, producing the protein MIKKRLLILLSFASSVSLTIGCKQDVALEKDLKSPPPSSTASPSSTVSPSSLVSPFRSSSVASPSSTSYLSSKNEKVSSPSPKAETINENPRFLVGHWRETSVNYDVSKDVHLVLAANGTAARWSATVAGRSPKEVGTWKVKGKNLILELEGYEKLSRPFTIHEGDLVFPNISNKRRYWEKIRN; encoded by the coding sequence GTGATAAAAAAAAGATTACTAATTTTACTTTCTTTCGCTAGTTCAGTAAGTTTAACTATAGGATGTAAACAAGATGTAGCTTTGGAAAAAGACTTAAAATCTCCACCTCCATCTTCGACAGCATCTCCATCCTCGACTGTATCTCCATCTTCATTAGTTTCTCCATTTCGCTCATCTTCAGTAGCTTCTCCATCTTCAACATCATATTTATCTAGTAAAAATGAAAAAGTTTCTTCGCCGTCACCAAAAGCAGAAACAATCAATGAAAATCCTCGCTTTCTTGTAGGTCACTGGCGTGAAACCAGCGTTAATTATGATGTCTCTAAAGATGTACATTTAGTTTTAGCTGCTAATGGAACTGCGGCAAGATGGAGTGCAACAGTTGCTGGTCGATCTCCTAAGGAGGTTGGCACTTGGAAAGTGAAAGGAAAAAATCTTATCTTAGAATTAGAAGGATATGAGAAGCTATCTCGCCCGTTTACTATACACGAAGGGGATCTTGTTTTCCCTAACATAAGCAACAAGCGTCGTTACTGGGAAAAAATACGCAATTAA
- a CDS encoding Coq4 family protein: MTDSLDAKQQREEALLSAFLEMVRSPDGDFGVIDRLAAASADLESLQLMIQYLSNHPQGKLAFETYPRVGEVDLEQLALLPSYTLGYAYAQHMRQNNLKPLQIKPSTNDYEFLGAHITETHDIWHVITGFETNIVGEIQLEAFYVSQMRFSRFWLALITKNLLKTVVYDIERSTEYMDAISQGWLLAKHAKPLFGIDWKLLWENPLTELRDSLNIKIL; this comes from the coding sequence ATGACTGATTCATTGGATGCTAAACAACAAAGAGAAGAAGCTCTGTTATCGGCATTTCTAGAAATGGTGCGATCGCCTGATGGTGATTTTGGTGTAATTGATCGCCTTGCGGCGGCGAGTGCAGATCTAGAAAGCTTACAGTTAATGATTCAGTATTTATCTAACCATCCTCAAGGGAAACTTGCTTTTGAGACCTATCCCCGTGTTGGTGAAGTTGATTTAGAACAACTTGCCCTTTTGCCAAGCTATACCCTTGGTTATGCCTATGCTCAGCATATGCGCCAAAACAATCTTAAGCCATTGCAAATTAAGCCTAGTACCAATGACTATGAGTTTTTAGGCGCACATATTACCGAAACCCATGATATTTGGCATGTGATTACGGGATTTGAAACCAATATTGTTGGTGAGATTCAGTTAGAAGCTTTCTATGTGTCCCAAATGCGTTTCAGTCGATTCTGGTTAGCTTTAATCACCAAAAATCTCTTGAAAACTGTGGTCTATGATATTGAACGTTCTACGGAGTATATGGATGCAATTTCTCAGGGATGGCTTTTGGCAAAACATGCTAAACCTCTATTTGGGATAGATTGGAAACTTCTGTGGGAGAATCCTCTAACTGAGCTTCGCGATTCATTGAATATCAAGATTTTATAA
- a CDS encoding SDR family NAD(P)-dependent oxidoreductase, which produces MNVRGKTALITGASRGIGRAIALELAQQGVKCLILVARDQERLNYLASEIEDLGTEAVSLPLDLSQTIEVNIAIAQVWRDFGPIDILINCAGVAHQSSFLRSRFQDVQSEIEVNLLGMYAITRMVARRMAVQRRGSIVNVSSLMGKVAAPTMATYSATKFAIVGFTQALRGELAAYNIKVSTLLPSLTDTDMAQDLEWFRWVSLMTPKQVAKALISGLEREAPEILVGWQSHLAVWCHRLFPFLMEKILLMAAPKVI; this is translated from the coding sequence ATGAATGTACGAGGAAAAACGGCTCTGATTACAGGAGCTTCGAGGGGTATTGGTCGAGCGATCGCCTTAGAATTAGCTCAACAGGGTGTAAAGTGCTTGATTCTGGTTGCCCGCGATCAAGAACGCTTAAATTATCTAGCTTCCGAAATAGAAGATCTAGGAACAGAAGCTGTAAGTCTACCTTTAGACCTATCGCAAACGATTGAAGTAAATATTGCAATCGCCCAAGTATGGCGTGATTTTGGTCCAATCGATATTTTGATTAACTGTGCTGGCGTGGCGCATCAATCCTCATTTTTGCGATCGCGCTTTCAAGATGTACAGTCCGAAATCGAAGTCAATCTACTCGGTATGTACGCCATCACCAGAATGGTAGCGCGACGAATGGCAGTGCAGCGTCGAGGCAGCATCGTCAACGTGTCTAGCCTCATGGGTAAAGTCGCCGCCCCAACGATGGCGACCTATTCTGCGACCAAATTTGCGATCGTTGGCTTCACTCAAGCTCTACGAGGAGAGTTAGCTGCTTACAACATCAAAGTATCGACTTTACTTCCCTCTCTCACAGATACGGACATGGCACAGGATTTGGAGTGGTTTCGCTGGGTTTCTCTCATGACTCCTAAGCAAGTCGCGAAGGCTCTCATCTCTGGATTAGAAAGAGAAGCGCCCGAAATTCTGGTTGGTTGGCAGAGCCATCTTGCAGTTTGGTGTCATCGACTCTTTCCATTCCTAATGGAAAAGATCTTGCTCATGGCTGCACCTAAAGTGATCTAA
- a CDS encoding GNAT family N-acetyltransferase, protein MLDLPDQMLTLQTPRLMLRKITIEDAEDIFAYASDPQVTRYTLWDHHQSIQDTYEYLNNIAFKMYRSGRGMKWGIIEKESGKLIGTCSLHTESIHRRAELGYVLAREYWGQGLMTEAAQAAIAFGFHVMHLLRIQAYCAVDNIGSARVLEKSGMQFEGILHNYVFTKNRPWDVKMYAITRSLDFIL, encoded by the coding sequence ATGCTAGATCTGCCAGATCAAATGCTAACTTTGCAAACCCCAAGACTGATGCTTCGGAAAATCACCATTGAAGATGCCGAAGATATTTTTGCCTATGCCAGCGATCCACAAGTGACAAGGTACACACTATGGGATCATCATCAATCCATTCAGGATACTTACGAGTATCTCAATAACATAGCTTTTAAAATGTATCGTTCTGGCAGAGGCATGAAGTGGGGAATCATTGAGAAAGAAAGTGGCAAACTAATCGGAACTTGTAGTTTGCACACCGAGTCAATCCATCGCCGTGCCGAATTGGGTTACGTGCTAGCAAGGGAATATTGGGGACAGGGATTAATGACAGAAGCAGCACAAGCAGCGATCGCTTTCGGGTTTCATGTGATGCATTTGCTCAGGATTCAGGCATATTGTGCCGTTGATAATATTGGCTCAGCAAGAGTTTTAGAAAAATCTGGAATGCAGTTTGAAGGGATTCTGCATAATTATGTATTCACAAAAAATCGTCCTTGGGATGTAAAGATGTATGCAATTACGCGATCGCTTGATTTTATTCTCTAG
- the hemF gene encoding oxygen-dependent coproporphyrinogen oxidase: MTIAPVAPSKVLPKVPVDSKTRVKQFMQNLQDSICQGLEELDGKAKFKQDQWERPEGGGGRSRVITDGDYFDKGGVNFSEVFGSQLPPTILRHHPEVAGETFYATGTSMVLHPKNPYAPTVHLNYRYFEAGPIWWFGGGLDLTPYYGFGEDAKHLHTTLKAACDRHNPHYYPVFKQWCDDYFFLKHRGETRGVGGIFFDYQNGEEGLYKNSNDSTTAQVMSDEIGDVPRTWEEIFAFVQDCGHAFLPAYTPIANRRRNMEFGDREKQWQLYRRGRYVEFNLVYDRGTIFGLQTNGRTESILMSLPPLVRWDYDYHPEPNTPEAELHTTFLKPQDWVNWQA, from the coding sequence ATGACTATCGCTCCTGTTGCTCCTAGTAAGGTTTTACCAAAAGTTCCTGTTGATTCTAAGACTCGTGTGAAACAATTCATGCAGAACTTACAAGACAGCATTTGCCAAGGCTTAGAGGAATTAGACGGCAAAGCTAAATTTAAACAAGATCAGTGGGAAAGACCTGAAGGCGGCGGCGGCAGATCTCGTGTAATTACTGATGGTGACTATTTCGATAAGGGTGGCGTAAATTTTTCTGAGGTGTTTGGCTCTCAATTGCCCCCCACCATTTTGCGCCATCACCCAGAAGTTGCAGGCGAAACCTTCTACGCAACGGGTACTTCGATGGTGCTGCATCCCAAGAATCCCTATGCACCAACAGTCCATTTAAACTATCGTTATTTTGAAGCAGGTCCAATCTGGTGGTTTGGTGGTGGACTTGACCTCACCCCCTATTACGGTTTTGGCGAAGATGCTAAGCATTTGCACACTACACTCAAGGCTGCTTGCGATCGCCATAATCCTCATTACTATCCTGTGTTCAAGCAATGGTGTGATGATTACTTTTTCCTCAAGCACCGTGGTGAGACTCGTGGAGTCGGTGGTATTTTCTTTGACTACCAAAATGGTGAAGAGGGACTTTATAAAAACAGTAATGACTCGACCACTGCTCAGGTCATGAGTGACGAGATCGGTGATGTGCCTCGTACTTGGGAAGAAATTTTTGCCTTTGTTCAAGACTGTGGTCATGCTTTCTTGCCTGCCTATACCCCGATCGCTAACCGTCGCCGCAATATGGAATTTGGCGATCGCGAGAAGCAATGGCAACTCTACCGTCGGGGACGCTATGTCGAATTTAACCTTGTCTACGATCGCGGTACTATCTTTGGTCTACAAACCAATGGACGTACTGAGTCAATTTTGATGTCACTTCCTCCTCTTGTACGTTGGGATTATGACTATCATCCTGAACCTAATACCCCTGAAGCTGAATTACACACAACCTTCTTAAAACCCCAAGACTGGGTTAACTGGCAAGCTTAA
- a CDS encoding DUF2079 domain-containing protein gives MNSTTKIDRSSINSIFIIVVVSTLVLFFFSSLRHSLFQSGAWDLGIFDQGVYLISQGLLPLSSFTDFHILADHAAFILYPLSIFYKIYPDIHWLLLIQAVALASGAIPVYKLALQQGVSNNQGYLLSLIYVLSPLIFNANLFDFHPDVISVPFFLWAVLFARAGKTLHFCLALVMILSCKAVFAITVIAMGIWLVLFEKRKLMGLIAILVGIVWLIVATQFVIPLIGGASASTVRHIGRYASLGNSYSEILINLFLKPNLFINKIFSIDGFVYLLLLFTPFIWLLKNANLSPLLVTMPTIAMSILSDDPAQRYLANQYPLPVLPFLMLIAISKLSSMEFQKNWYFRFIVFWAVLAFVVMSRLNLFTGQYLTFTDTWNANNEAIAMIKTKGSILTTHEISPHVTQRPVVNLSFSSKNYNLENFDYILLNTRHPGDFSDRNYALSLVEQSKKIPSFKLEYQKDDVYLFTKYSL, from the coding sequence ATGAATTCAACTACAAAAATCGATCGCTCTTCTATCAATTCAATTTTTATAATTGTAGTTGTCAGTACCTTAGTTTTATTCTTTTTTAGCAGTCTTCGACATTCTTTATTTCAATCTGGTGCATGGGATTTGGGCATTTTTGATCAAGGAGTTTACTTGATCAGTCAGGGATTGTTGCCGCTCTCTTCTTTTACAGACTTTCATATATTGGCAGATCATGCTGCATTTATACTTTATCCATTAAGTATTTTTTATAAAATTTATCCAGATATTCATTGGTTACTTTTAATTCAGGCTGTTGCACTCGCAAGTGGAGCAATTCCAGTTTATAAATTAGCTCTTCAGCAGGGAGTATCTAATAACCAGGGATATTTACTATCCTTAATTTATGTTTTGTCTCCATTAATATTTAATGCCAATTTATTTGATTTTCATCCTGATGTAATCTCAGTACCATTTTTTCTCTGGGCTGTTTTATTCGCAAGAGCAGGTAAAACATTACATTTTTGTCTGGCTTTAGTAATGATACTTAGTTGTAAAGCAGTTTTTGCAATTACTGTCATAGCTATGGGGATATGGCTAGTTTTATTTGAGAAGAGAAAATTAATGGGGCTAATTGCAATATTAGTTGGAATAGTATGGCTAATTGTTGCGACTCAGTTTGTAATTCCTTTAATTGGTGGAGCATCAGCTAGTACAGTTCGCCATATTGGTAGATATGCCTCTTTAGGCAATTCTTACTCAGAAATCTTGATAAATTTGTTTCTGAAGCCAAACCTGTTTATCAATAAGATATTTTCTATAGATGGTTTTGTGTATTTACTACTTCTATTTACCCCATTTATTTGGCTTCTAAAAAATGCAAATCTATCTCCTTTATTAGTTACAATGCCAACTATAGCCATGAGCATATTATCCGACGATCCTGCTCAACGCTATCTAGCAAATCAATATCCTTTGCCAGTATTGCCATTTTTAATGCTCATTGCAATTTCTAAACTTAGCTCAATGGAGTTTCAAAAAAATTGGTATTTTCGATTTATAGTTTTCTGGGCAGTATTAGCTTTTGTTGTAATGTCAAGATTAAATTTATTTACAGGTCAGTATTTAACCTTTACAGACACTTGGAACGCTAATAACGAAGCAATTGCAATGATCAAAACTAAAGGTAGTATTCTCACAACCCATGAGATTTCTCCCCATGTGACTCAACGTCCAGTTGTTAATCTTTCTTTTTCTAGCAAGAATTATAACCTAGAAAATTTCGACTATATTTTACTAAATACAAGACATCCTGGAGACTTTAGCGATCGCAATTATGCTCTTAGTTTAGTTGAACAATCCAAAAAAATACCTAGCTTCAAACTTGAGTATCAGAAAGATGATGTTTATTTGTTTACGAAGTATAGTTTGTGA
- a CDS encoding Uma2 family endonuclease, translated as MVLLNVNPPSVSENLVSEIDEELIDEIKCPPTDLYSDEPELESDLHREQIDLLIRLLKYYWRDRQDVYVTGNLTVYYNEQQLKTKDFRGPDVFVVLDAEKRDRKSWVLWSEGGRYPNLVIELLSDSTAKVDRGEKKQLYQDVWRLPNYFWFDPHSLEFAGFHLVDGKYEPIQPNESGWLWSDQIELYLGIHANQLRWFKANGEIVPLPEEQERLAKEQAIQRAERLEAILRSQGIDPDQLLT; from the coding sequence ATGGTTCTTTTGAATGTCAACCCACCATCGGTTAGCGAAAATCTGGTCAGTGAGATTGATGAAGAGCTAATTGATGAAATCAAATGTCCACCTACTGATCTATATAGTGACGAACCAGAATTGGAAAGTGATTTACACCGCGAACAGATTGATTTATTAATTCGCCTTTTAAAATATTACTGGCGCGATCGCCAAGATGTCTATGTCACTGGGAATCTCACCGTTTATTACAACGAACAACAATTAAAAACAAAGGATTTTCGAGGGCCCGATGTATTTGTGGTACTGGATGCAGAGAAGCGAGATCGCAAAAGTTGGGTTTTGTGGAGCGAAGGTGGTAGATACCCGAATCTGGTGATTGAATTGCTATCTGATTCCACAGCAAAGGTGGATCGGGGTGAGAAGAAGCAGCTATATCAAGATGTGTGGCGCTTACCTAACTATTTTTGGTTTGATCCTCACAGTCTAGAATTTGCAGGATTTCATTTAGTTGATGGTAAATATGAGCCAATCCAGCCTAATGAGTCAGGCTGGCTATGGAGTGATCAAATTGAACTGTATCTAGGCATCCACGCTAATCAGTTACGTTGGTTTAAGGCAAATGGTGAAATTGTGCCACTACCAGAGGAGCAGGAACGCTTAGCTAAGGAACAAGCAATCCAAAGGGCTGAAAGACTAGAGGCAATCTTGCGATCGCAAGGTATTGATCCTGACCAATTGCTAACCTAA
- a CDS encoding ABC transporter ATP-binding protein, which produces MLEINNLSVNYGGIQALQDVSLTVNEGEVVTLIGANGAGKTTTLRTISRLVSPRSGQILYNGKNITSLRPDQVVQVGIAHSPEGRRVLARQTVLDNLELGAFLRSDRWGIKADIEKQFQIFPRLGERRDQLAGTLSGGEQQMLAIARAVMSRPKLLLLDEPSLGLAPQIVREIFKTIVELNKSGVTILLVEQNANLALQNANRGYVMESGIITIEGQASDLLIDERVRQAYLG; this is translated from the coding sequence GTGTTAGAAATCAACAACCTTAGTGTTAACTATGGCGGGATTCAGGCTTTACAAGATGTGAGCTTGACTGTCAATGAAGGCGAAGTTGTCACTTTAATCGGGGCAAATGGTGCGGGTAAAACGACAACTTTACGCACTATTTCGCGTTTGGTATCACCGCGATCAGGACAGATCCTCTACAACGGCAAAAATATTACGAGCTTAAGACCCGATCAAGTGGTGCAGGTTGGCATTGCCCATAGTCCAGAAGGGCGCAGAGTATTAGCTCGACAAACGGTATTAGATAATTTGGAACTCGGTGCTTTTTTGCGGAGCGATCGCTGGGGAATTAAGGCCGATATCGAAAAGCAATTTCAGATATTTCCACGCCTCGGTGAGCGCCGCGATCAACTCGCTGGAACCCTAAGTGGTGGTGAACAACAAATGTTAGCGATCGCCCGTGCGGTGATGAGTCGTCCAAAATTATTATTGCTCGATGAACCGAGCTTAGGCTTAGCACCGCAAATTGTGCGGGAAATTTTTAAAACGATTGTGGAACTGAATAAGTCTGGTGTAACGATTTTATTGGTAGAACAAAATGCTAACTTAGCCTTACAAAATGCGAATCGTGGCTATGTGATGGAGTCAGGAATAATTACAATTGAGGGGCAAGCATCAGACTTATTGATTGATGAAAGAGTGCGTCAGGCTTATTTGGGTTAA
- a CDS encoding AI-2E family transporter translates to MIETLNKLPRWFSLGLTFPLIFLNGWLLLLLGRELQPLVSILITATVISFLLDYPIRFLIKLRVKRGIAAGLVILIFFMLLSTLAIFLVPLILAQANELLVRLPDWIKSGQQQLQTLETWAIAQQLPIDISSTFNQLIEKLTGVLRSLTSQLFGLVFGAIGSIVNIFLTLVFSIFLVLRGQDLWNGLLSWLPQKWNDQVRNLLPRNFERFIVGQVTLATILGICQTTALLILGVPLAQLFGFGIGIASLIPLGGSTSIITISLLLALQNFWLGVKVLLVAVAVIQVVENVLGPRIVGELTGLNPVWMLISLDIGFKLNGVLGLLVAVPIAGFIKGTFDTIRGVKIPPTKEEIKAIAEGHTEVVIK, encoded by the coding sequence ATGATTGAGACCCTCAATAAGTTGCCTCGTTGGTTTTCACTGGGCTTAACCTTTCCGTTAATTTTCCTGAACGGGTGGCTATTGCTATTGCTTGGTAGAGAATTGCAACCATTAGTTAGTATTCTCATTACGGCAACAGTGATTTCGTTTTTGCTAGATTATCCCATTCGCTTTCTAATTAAATTGAGAGTGAAGCGAGGTATCGCCGCAGGATTAGTGATCCTCATATTTTTCATGCTGCTTAGCACTCTAGCCATTTTTCTCGTGCCGCTAATTTTGGCACAGGCAAATGAATTACTTGTGCGTCTGCCTGATTGGATTAAGTCAGGTCAGCAGCAGTTGCAAACTCTTGAAACTTGGGCGATCGCTCAGCAATTACCAATCGATATCAGCAGCACTTTTAATCAATTAATTGAAAAACTAACTGGTGTATTGAGATCTTTAACCAGTCAGCTTTTTGGACTTGTTTTTGGTGCGATCGGTAGTATCGTCAACATCTTTCTAACTTTAGTCTTTTCCATTTTTCTAGTTCTGCGTGGGCAGGATCTTTGGAATGGGTTGCTAAGCTGGCTGCCTCAAAAATGGAATGATCAGGTACGTAATTTACTCCCTCGCAATTTTGAGCGCTTTATCGTCGGACAGGTGACTTTAGCTACGATTCTTGGTATATGTCAAACTACTGCCCTGCTCATTTTAGGTGTCCCCTTAGCCCAACTGTTTGGATTTGGCATTGGGATTGCGAGCTTAATTCCCCTTGGTGGATCAACATCAATTATCACGATTAGCCTCTTGCTTGCCTTACAAAATTTTTGGTTAGGAGTAAAGGTTCTATTGGTAGCTGTAGCTGTTATTCAGGTTGTGGAGAATGTATTAGGTCCCCGCATTGTTGGTGAGTTAACGGGGCTAAATCCAGTCTGGATGTTAATTTCTCTCGATATTGGGTTTAAGTTGAATGGTGTTTTAGGTTTGCTGGTAGCAGTACCGATCGCTGGCTTTATCAAAGGAACCTTTGATACGATCCGTGGTGTCAAGATTCCACCAACGAAAGAGGAAATCAAGGCGATCGCTGAGGGACATACAGAAGTTGTAATTAAGTGA